Proteins found in one Crassostrea angulata isolate pt1a10 chromosome 3, ASM2561291v2, whole genome shotgun sequence genomic segment:
- the LOC128177517 gene encoding uncharacterized protein LOC128177517: MWTLVVITMVVLGVDAKGIKLYLSDEMKSMLEKSDWDHQDTALSIHGPMTLDIQSSFKLKKGHVFLNMLKSRVNRKYRDCADIKKHRPSSRDGVYTIYPTPGTNKTVFCDMTTDGGGWTVIQRRIDGKTDFYRKWKDYKNGFGHADHEYWLGNDAIHALTNKKKQILRIDLVKFSGERAHAVYSSFFVNDEANKYKLALGSFNGTKGLGDSLTVRSNNMYFSTKDKDNDKWDGNCAVSYTTAGWFKACFHANLNDEMKSMLEKSDWDHKDTTLSIHGPMTLVILSSFKLKKGEVFLKIRVSRHKDCAHIKKHRPLSRDGVYTIYPTPGTNKTVFCDMSTDGEGWTVIQRRIDGKTNFFRNWKDYKKGFGHAEQEYWLGNDAIHELTKDKKQILRIDLVKFSKERANAIYSSFFVGNEANKYKLTLGSFNGTKGLGDSLGKVSNNIYFSTIDNDNDNKKGNCAEDYKTAGWFNNCFHANLNGPILKDSPNDAKNLCWFDWGSSSWRSLKSAKMMIRPM; the protein is encoded by the exons ATGTGGACACTGGTTGTTATCACGATGGTTGTGTTGGGTGTTGATGCCAAGGGAATCAAACTTTACCTCTCAG ATGAGATGAAGTCCATGTTAGAGAAATCTGACTGGGACCACCAAGACACAGCTCTGTCCATTCACGGTCCAATGACTCTAGATATCCAATCCAGCTTTAAACTGAAGAAGGGACATGTCTTCCTAAACATGCTAAAATCAC GAGTCAACAGAAAATACAGGGACTGTGCTGACATAAAGAAACACAGACCGTCGAGTAGAGACGGGGTGTACACAATTTACCCAACCCCGGGGACAAACAAGACAGTGTTCTGTGACATGACCACTGACGGTGGGGGATGGACG GTAATTCAAAGGAGAATAGATGGGAAAACAGACTTCTACAGAAAATGGAAAGATTACAAAAACGGGTTTGGTCACGCCGATCATGAGTATTGGTTGG GAAATGACGCTATTCAtgcattgacaaacaaaaagaaacaaattctGAGAATTGACCTGGTGAAATTTTCTGGAGAGAGAGCTCATGCAGTTTAttcgtcattttttgttaatgaCGAGGCTAACAAGTACAAACTGGCGCTAGGGAGTTTTAACGGAACCAAGGGATTGG gCGATAGTTTGACGGTCCGTAGCAACAACATGTACTTCAGCACTAAAGATAAAGATAATGACAAATGGGATGGCAACTGTGCAGTAAGCTATACAACTGCGGGATGGTTCAAAGCTTGTTTTCATGCCAATCTGAAT GATGAGATGAAGTCCATGTTAGAGAAATCTGACTGGGACCACAAGGACACAACATTGTCCATTCACGGTCCAATGACTCTAGTTATCCTATCCAGCTTCAAACTGAAGAAGGGAGAAGTCTTCCTTAAAATCA GAGTCAGCAGACACAAGGACTGTGCACATATTAAGAAACACAGGCCGTTAAGTAGAGATGGAGTGTACACAATTTACCCAACCCCGGGAACAAACAAGACAGTGTTCTGTGACATGTCCACTGATGGAGAGGGATGGACG GTTATACAAAGGAGAATTGACGGGAAAACAAACTTCTTCAGAAACTGGAAAGATTACAAAAAAGGGTTTGGTCACGCTGAACAGGAGTACTGGTTGG GAAATGACGCCATTCATGAattaacaaaagataagaaacAAATTCTAAGAATTGACTTggtgaaattttcaaaagaaagagCCAACGCAATATATTCGTCTTTTTTCGTTGGTAACGAGGCTAACAAGTACAAACTGACTCTTGGAAGTTTCAACGGAACTAAAGGTTTAG GTGATAGTTTGGGCAAGGTTAGCAACAACATCTACTTCAGTACTATAGATAATGATAATGACAACAAAAAAGGCAACTGTGCAGAGGACTACAAAACTGCAGGATGGTTCAACAATTGTTTTCATGCCAATCTGAATGGGCCGATCCTAAAAGACTCGCCGAATGATGCAAAGAATTTATGCTGGTTCGACTGGGGATCCTCCTCGTGGAGATCGCTGAAGTCGGCTAAAATGATGATACGACCaatgtaa